One Virgibacillus proomii DNA window includes the following coding sequences:
- a CDS encoding MerR family DNA-binding transcriptional regulator, protein MGVHPNTVRLYEDLELIAKPKRQANGYRVFTDLHLEQFRLARLAFQIEVLQNGLRKKLSKWSRLQHQAITIRPFSILKNIYSNYKKSEKMRKKL, encoded by the coding sequence ATTGGAGTTCATCCCAATACAGTACGACTCTATGAAGATTTAGAACTTATTGCAAAACCTAAACGTCAAGCAAATGGCTATCGTGTTTTCACTGATCTTCACTTAGAACAATTCAGACTTGCTCGACTTGCCTTTCAAATAGAAGTGTTACAAAATGGATTAAGAAAAAAATTGTCAAAATGGTCAAGACTTCAGCATCAGGCGATTACGATAAGGCCCTTCAGCATACTCAAGAATATATACTCCAATTACAAGAAGAGCGAAAAAATGCGGAAGAAGCTATAG
- a CDS encoding helix-turn-helix domain-containing protein yields the protein MDTLRNWEMNGLLSVKRKKNGYRVYRDKDIRQLKIIRSLRCANYSLESILRMLNALSSNTNTNLKKVLNTPTKNEDIISVCDKLIDSLNKAERNAQIMINQLQYMKNIFH from the coding sequence ATGGATACACTTAGAAACTGGGAGATGAATGGTCTTTTATCAGTTAAACGTAAAAAAAATGGTTATCGCGTTTATAGAGATAAAGATATTCGGCAGTTAAAAATTATCCGCTCTCTCCGTTGTGCAAATTATTCCCTTGAGTCAATTTTGCGTATGCTTAATGCATTGTCCTCAAATACTAATACAAACTTAAAAAAAGTACTTAATACACCTACGAAGAACGAGGATATTATTTCAGTATGTGATAAGTTAATAGATTCATTGAACAAAGCTGAAAGAAATGCACAGATCATGATTAATCAACTGCAATATATGAAAAACATATTTCACTAA
- the licT gene encoding BglG family transcription antiterminator LicT: MKIKKILNNNVALTYNEQHQEVVVMGLGLAFQKKEGDSIDPEKVEKIFILEHKGISNKIAELLKEIPEIYLELAHQIIELAKSRLSYQLDDYLYVALIDHLNFAVERHKLGYDLKNALLWEISKYYKQEYKIALEALDIINQELNIELPEDEAASIALHFVNSQLSGENMTKTVQVTEMVNDILNIVKYYFQMDLDEDSVNYERFLTHLRFFAMRFIRKEKLEDTYDEFLYEQIKVKYDKAYRCAERIASYIKKDYNWSISHDEILYLTLHIHRLTNRI; encoded by the coding sequence ATGAAAATCAAAAAAATATTAAACAATAATGTAGCATTGACTTATAATGAGCAGCATCAAGAAGTTGTCGTTATGGGTTTAGGCTTGGCTTTTCAGAAAAAAGAAGGCGATTCCATCGATCCAGAAAAGGTAGAAAAGATCTTTATATTGGAGCATAAAGGTATATCTAATAAGATTGCTGAACTATTAAAAGAAATACCAGAGATTTATTTGGAATTAGCCCATCAAATTATTGAACTGGCCAAGTCTAGACTATCCTACCAATTAGATGATTATTTATATGTCGCTTTAATTGATCATTTGAACTTTGCGGTGGAACGCCATAAACTGGGATACGATTTGAAAAATGCATTGTTATGGGAAATTAGCAAGTACTACAAGCAAGAATACAAAATAGCGCTAGAAGCGCTGGACATTATTAACCAAGAATTAAATATAGAATTGCCAGAAGACGAAGCGGCTTCCATTGCATTGCATTTTGTTAATAGTCAGCTTTCTGGTGAGAATATGACAAAGACTGTTCAAGTGACGGAAATGGTCAATGACATATTAAATATCGTTAAATATTATTTTCAAATGGACTTAGATGAAGACTCAGTCAATTATGAGCGATTTTTGACACACTTGCGCTTTTTTGCCATGCGTTTTATTCGCAAAGAAAAATTGGAAGACACGTATGATGAGTTTTTATACGAGCAGATTAAAGTGAAATATGATAAAGCATATCGATGCGCAGAGCGCATTGCCTCGTATATTAAAAAAGACTATAACTGGTCCATTTCACATGATGAAATATTATATTTAACTTTGCATATTCACCGGTTAACCAATCGAATTTAA
- a CDS encoding 6-phospho-beta-glucosidase, whose translation MSKDVKIVTIGGGSSYTPELVEGFIKRYDSLPVRELWLVDIPEGQEKLEIVGGLAKRMIKEAGLPIDVHLTLDRREALKDADFVTTQLRVGLLEARAKDERIPLKYGVIGQETNGPGGLFKGLRTIPVILDIVKDMEELCPDAWLINFTNPAGMVTEAVLRHSDWKKIIGLCNVPVGMKMGIADQLGVDPERIQIDFAGLNHMIYGLNVYLDGEVYTDQYIEKIASGDVSSGTMRNIVDLKWEPDFLKALQAIPCPYHRYYYKTSEMFEEESKAAAEEGTRAEVVQKLEKDLFELYKDEDLTIKPPQLEERGGAYYSDAACSLVDSIYNNRRDIQPVNTINNGAIASIPDDSAVEINSVITKDGPKPIAIGDLPVATRGLVQQIKSFERVAAEAAVTGNYQTALLAMTINPLIPSDTIAKEILDEMLEAHQEYLPQFQNN comes from the coding sequence ATGAGTAAAGACGTTAAAATTGTCACAATAGGTGGGGGGTCAAGCTATACTCCAGAATTAGTCGAGGGATTTATAAAAAGATATGATAGTTTACCAGTCCGTGAGCTTTGGTTAGTTGATATCCCAGAAGGACAAGAAAAACTGGAAATCGTTGGTGGCTTAGCTAAGCGTATGATTAAAGAAGCTGGTTTGCCAATTGATGTACATCTTACATTAGACCGCCGGGAAGCATTGAAAGATGCAGACTTTGTAACGACGCAGTTACGTGTCGGTTTACTGGAAGCACGTGCAAAAGATGAACGTATTCCTTTAAAATATGGCGTCATTGGTCAGGAAACAAATGGGCCGGGTGGACTTTTCAAAGGTTTGAGGACAATTCCGGTTATTTTAGATATCGTTAAAGATATGGAAGAATTATGTCCTGATGCATGGTTGATTAACTTCACCAACCCAGCAGGAATGGTGACAGAAGCAGTTCTCCGCCATAGTGATTGGAAGAAAATCATTGGTCTATGTAATGTCCCGGTCGGAATGAAAATGGGGATTGCAGATCAATTAGGTGTTGATCCTGAGCGGATTCAAATTGATTTTGCAGGATTGAACCATATGATTTACGGATTAAATGTCTATCTAGATGGGGAAGTTTATACCGACCAATATATTGAAAAGATTGCTTCAGGTGACGTGTCAAGTGGAACGATGAGAAATATCGTCGACTTGAAATGGGAACCAGACTTTCTGAAAGCACTCCAAGCGATTCCTTGTCCTTATCACCGTTACTACTACAAAACAAGTGAGATGTTTGAAGAAGAAAGTAAAGCAGCGGCGGAAGAAGGAACTCGAGCTGAAGTTGTTCAAAAACTAGAAAAAGATTTATTTGAGTTATATAAAGATGAAGACTTAACGATCAAGCCTCCACAATTAGAGGAAAGAGGCGGTGCTTACTATAGTGATGCAGCATGTAGTCTAGTCGATTCTATCTATAATAATCGCAGAGATATTCAGCCTGTTAATACTATTAATAATGGAGCAATTGCAAGCATTCCAGATGACTCAGCTGTTGAAATCAATTCTGTTATTACAAAAGATGGTCCAAAACCAATCGCTATTGGCGATTTACCTGTAGCAACAAGAGGTCTTGTACAGCAAATTAAATCATTTGAAAGAGTTGCAGCAGAGGCTGCTGTAACCGGCAATTATCAAACAGCACTTCTAGCAATGACAATTAATCCACTCATTCCATCTGACACCATAGCGAAAGAAATTCTTGATGAAATGCTTGAAGCTCATCAAGAATATCTACCACAGTTTCAGAATAATTAA